DNA from Prevotella melaninogenica:
TATTAAAGTATTACTCAATCCATCACTTTGAGCATTTAACGCATACGAGAGATGCCCAACCAAATGCTTCCCAATATACTTTCCAGAATCGTAAGCGGGCATAGTAATTTCTTTAATCACAGATCTCTTTATATACGCATCAGCATTTTGTTCTGTAACATCGTTATACTTATTTGAAAAATAAAATATATTGATAAGGAAAATCAGCAAAGGGAAAGCAACAGCGGTACCTAAGATTTGTCCTAAGGTAACCATTGGAATATATTTAAAAATATTTCTCATAACTGATGTGCTTGGATTTTCATTCTCCCCTACTTGCTGATACGAATCCTACTCATTGCAGAATGACCTTACTCTTTATTCTTAAATCGTCTTTTAAACTCACTTTTGGACATCTTATATTTCAAATAACGTACGACATTCTCACGATAGAAGCTGTCCATATACGCCTTATCATAATCCTTATCATAATCTCGGATGGACTCGTCCACACCAACATCCTTCAATACTGGTACAGGATTCTCCTTTGTGCCATACTCAGGATTATTCATATCATCCATGTTGACAGTTAGGGTAACCTTCCGTCCATAAAGGCAGTACATCTGACTTATATCAACAAAATACATTATACAATAGTCCGTTAAATTTTCGCAGTTTGCGAAGCTTTTACCCAAAAGCCAACAGGAATTGTGGCAGAAAGAAAACATGATAAGTCTCTGAGAAAGAGATAATTAGGCAATAGAATATAACAAAGTATAACATAATAAAATCGGCTATCTCATTGAATTTCAGTAACTTTATAGATGTAAAAAGACAATAAAGTTTATGCTGATAACCAACTTGATTAGCCGATATATGAAGCTCTGCAAAGCAGCATTTAGTGCTGAAGATGGAGCAAAGTTAAACAAAAGTATTCAAACAAACGTCATGGAAATGCTTTTTCTTTTGATGGTCATCCCAAGGAAATGTAATTTTACGCAGATGGGACGCTATGGAAAGCGTGGCGAACAATGCTATCGGCAGACGGCAGAGCGCAGCGTGAACTGGCTCGAAATAAATATGTGGCTGAGTGCTTTCGCCTTCAAGCAGGGTAAAGGGCTCAATGCCATCGTTATTGATCCAAGCTTCATCAAGAAGGCTGGGAAGCATACCCCATACGTGGGTACGTTTTGGTCGGGCTGTGCAGGTGCGGTAAAGCACGGTCTTGAGATCCTCGGCATCGGTGTGATAGACGTGGACTTGCATGAGTGTATGATGCTCAAGGCTGTGCAGACCACATTGGAAAAAGGGGAGGAGAAAAAAGAGATGAGTCTATACGACTGGTATACCAAGGTGTTGGAGGACGACAAGGTAACCTTACAGCGTATTTGCAAGGTTCTTGTCGCTGACTCAGCCTTCTCCAAAAGACCTTTCATCGACAAGGTAATGAAGATGGGCTTCCATGTTGTGAGCCGCTTGCGTCATGACGCAGCCTTGTTCTACACATGGGATGGGGAACCCACGGGAAAGCCCGGCCGTCCTCGTATCAAAGGTGACAAGATTGACGTAAGGAACATCGACATATCCAAAGGCAATGAGCTTGATTTAGGAGAGACCAAAGGCAAAGCCTATGCGCTCAAGGCGTGGTGCAAGTCCTTGCATAGGGTCGTGTCGATTGTCATCCACGAGTTGCCCAACGGTGTCCGCCGTTTGTACTTCTCTACGGATGAGAGCATGAGTGGACGCGATGTGATGGAGTACTATACCACACGTTTCCAAGAGGAGTTTTGCTTTCGCGACGCAAAGCAATTCCTCGGTCTTACCGATTGTCAGGCACGCGACAAGAGAAAACTTGAATTTGCTTTCAACTCTTCATTCACAGCACTCAATGTGACCAAAATCATGTGCAAGGAACTTGGCACGTCCATCGGTCGACTTAAAGCGCAGATGGTCAATGCCTACTATGCACAACGAATTATTGACGTGTTCGAGAAGAACCCGAACACGCCATTAAATAAAGAAAGGATAAATGATATATTTAGTTTCGCTGCTGATGCAGCATAATATTTAACGGACTATTGTTATACTTAAAAACTTCTTATATTCTACAGAATAGAATGGAATATACCATCCTCTTGGATTTGCGAAATAATTACCATCGATTTTTTTTGTAAAGGTTTCCACCGTCTTGACATCCTCATCTTGATTCTCCAAATAATATTTAGAGTTATCTTCTGGCATAGTAACCTCTATGTCATAAGAATTATTCATATACTCTTTGCAATATTGTTCTGCATCATCGTTATACTTATTTGAATAATAAAATATATTGATAAGGAAACACAGCAAAGGGAAAGCAACAACGGTACCTAAGATTTGTCCTAAGGTAACCATTGGAATATATTTGAAGATATTTCTCATAACTAATGTGCTTGGATTTTCATTCTTCCCTACTTGCTGATACGAATCCTACTCATTGCAAAATGACCTTACTCTTTATTCTTAAATCGTCTTTTAAACTCACTTTTGGACATCTTATATTTCAAATAACGTACGACATTCTCACGATAGAAGCTGTCCATATACGCCTTATCATAATCCTTATCATAATCTCGGATGGACTCGTCCACACCAACATCCTTCAATACTGGCACAGGGTTCTCCTTTGTTCCATACTCAGGATTGTTCGTATCATCCCTGTTGACTGTTAGGATAACCTTCATGCCATAAGGCCACCACATATCTTGAAGCCCAAGAAAACACATAATACTAAAATATTTCTTATATTTCCCAGAATAAAAAGGCATATAAACACCATCAGGATTAGAAAAATAATTATTATCTATTCTTGTTCTGAAAGTCTCCGATGTTAGAGCATCTTCATCTTGATTCTTAAGATAACACTGAGATTTCTCTTCAGGCATAGCAACCTCTATATCATAAGAATTATTCATATACTTTTTGTAGTACTGTTCTGCATCATCGTTATACTTATTTGAATAATAAAATATATTGATAAGGAAACACAGTAAGGGGAAACCAACTACGGTACCTAATATCTGACCTAATGTTACCATTGGAATATATTTAAAAATATTTCTCATAACTGATATACTTAGGGTTTCACTCTCCTCTACTTGCAAAACCGATTCTTACTCATTGCAGAATAACCTTACTCTTTATTCTTAAATCGTCTTTTAAACTCACTTTTTGGCATCTTATATTTCAAATAACGTATGACATTCTCACGATAGAAGCTATCCATATATGCCTTATCATAATCTTGGTCGTTGTCTCGGATAGACTCGTCTACGCCAATATCCTTCAATACTGGCACAGGGTTCTCCTTTGTTCCATACGCTGGATTGTTCATATCATCCTTGTTTACTGTCAAGAAAACCTTCATACCATAAGGCCACCACAAATCCTTAGAGCCCAAGAAATACATAATATTGAAATACTTCTTATACTCTACAGAATAGAATGGAATATAAACTGCTCGAGGGTTAGAAAAGTAATTTTTGTCCATTTTTGTAATGAAAGTCTCTGACATGCGAAATTCGTCATCTTGATTCTCCAAATAATACTGGGATTTTTCTTCAGGCATTGAAATCTCTATGTTATAAGAATTATTCATATAATCTTCGCAATACTGTT
Protein-coding regions in this window:
- a CDS encoding transposase, encoding MKLCKAAFSAEDGAKLNKSIQTNVMEMLFLLMVIPRKCNFTQMGRYGKRGEQCYRQTAERSVNWLEINMWLSAFAFKQGKGLNAIVIDPSFIKKAGKHTPYVGTFWSGCAGAVKHGLEILGIGVIDVDLHECMMLKAVQTTLEKGEEKKEMSLYDWYTKVLEDDKVTLQRICKVLVADSAFSKRPFIDKVMKMGFHVVSRLRHDAALFYTWDGEPTGKPGRPRIKGDKIDVRNIDISKGNELDLGETKGKAYALKAWCKSLHRVVSIVIHELPNGVRRLYFSTDESMSGRDVMEYYTTRFQEEFCFRDAKQFLGLTDCQARDKRKLEFAFNSSFTALNVTKIMCKELGTSIGRLKAQMVNAYYAQRIIDVFEKNPNTPLNKERINDIFSFAADAA